The Tachyglossus aculeatus isolate mTacAcu1 chromosome 22, mTacAcu1.pri, whole genome shotgun sequence genome window below encodes:
- the KCNK4 gene encoding potassium channel subfamily K member 4 isoform X1, whose amino-acid sequence MRCSTLLALLTLVLLYLVSGALVFRALELPKEQDAQSQLDSVCSHFLLEHPCVNQSQLREFLEKVASALGGGADPRGNLTNATSSAWDIGSAFFFAGTIISTIGYGNSAPRTEGGQLFCIFYAVVGIPLFGMLLAGVGDRLGSALRHGIGKLEAVFLKWRVRPGLVRVLSALLFLAIGCLLFVLVPTFVFSHTEGWTTLEAVYFVIVTLTTVGFGDYVAGASMGEDHLLYQFYQPLVWFWILLGLAYFASILTMIGNWLRVVSRRTRAEMGGLTAQAASWTGTVASRMPQPGGMLSVPGKLSPRFAPGPPLQPGLPRPQEKKSQEGDLPLPAPPLPPPAPALDYPGENFAFIDESSDTQSERGRTLPRPARRHRGPPKKPGRTRDKGEPA is encoded by the exons ATGCGGTGCTCCACCCTCCTGGCGCTGCTGACGCTGGTGCTGCTCTACCTGGTGTCGGGCGCCCTGGTGTTCCGCGCCCTGGAGCTGCCCAAGGAGCAGGATGCCCAGAGCCAACTAGACAGCGTCTGCAGCCACTTCCTGCTGGAACATCCTTGCGTCAATCAGAGCCAGCTGAGGGAGTTCCTGGAG aaggtggcCAGCGCCCTGGGAGGAGGCGCCGACCCCAGGGGGAACCTCACCAACGCGACCTCTTCGGCCTGGGACATCGGCAGCGCCTTCTTCTTCGCCGGTACCATCATCAGCACCATCG GCTATGGGAACTCGGCCCCGCGCACGGAGGGGGGCCAACTCTTCTGCATCTTCTACGCCGTGGTGGGCATCCCTCTGTTTGGGATGCTGCTGGCCGGCGTCGGGGACCGTCTCGGCTCCGCCCTGCGTCACGGCATCGGCAAGCTGGAAGCCGTCTTCCTG AAGTGGCGAGTGCGGCCGGGCCTGGTCCGGGTGCTGTCGGCCCTGCTCTTCCTGGCGATCGGCTGCCTCCTCTTCGTGCTGGTCCCCACGTTCGTCTTCTCCCACACGGAGGGCTGGACCACGCTTGAGGCCGTCTACTTTGTCATCGTGACGCTCACTACCGTGGGCTTCGGGGACTACGTGGCTG ggGCCAGCATGGGAGAAGACCACCTGCTCTATCAATTCTACCAACCCCTGGTGTGGTTCTGGATCCTGCTGGGCTTGGCCTACTTCGCCTCCATCCTAACGATGATCGGTAACTGGCTCCGGGTCGTCTCCCGCCGCACAAGGGCAGAG ATGGGAGGCCTCACGGCCCAGGCCGCCAGCTGGACGGGCACGGTCGCCTCGCGGATGCCCCAGCCCGGAGGGATGCTCTCGGTGCCGGGGAAGCTGTCCCCCAGGTTCGCCCCGGGGCCCCCGCTCCAGCCGGGCCTCCCCAGGCCCCAGGAGAAGAAGTCCCAGGAGGGAGACCTGCCCCTCCCGGCGCCACCCTTGCCCCCGCCGGCCCCTGCCCTGGATTATCCCGGAGAGAATTTTGCCTTCATCGACGAGTCTTCCGACACCCAGAGCGAGAGAGGCCGTACCCTGCCGCGGCCTGCCCGCCGCCACCGCGGCCCCCCGAAGAAACCCGGCCGCACCCGGGACAAAGGGGAGCCGGCCTGA
- the KCNK4 gene encoding potassium channel subfamily K member 4 isoform X2 produces the protein MGRARGSLHSDPGLPETDPGPGGQLPDPGPRARAASSSAMRCSTLLALLTLVLLYLVSGALVFRALELPKEQDAQSQLDSVCSHFLLEHPCVNQSQLREFLEKVASALGGGADPRGNLTNATSSAWDIGSAFFFAGTIISTIGYGNSAPRTEGGQLFCIFYAVVGIPLFGMLLAGVGDRLGSALRHGIGKLEAVFLKWRVRPGLVRVLSALLFLAIGCLLFVLVPTFVFSHTEGWTTLEAVYFVIVTLTTVGFGDYVAGASMGEDHLLYQFYQPLVWFWILLGLAYFASILTMIGNWLRVVSRRTRAEMGGLTAQAASWTGTVASRMPQPGGMLSVPGKLSPRFAPGPPLQPGLPRPQEKKSQEGDLPLPAPPLPPPAPALDYPGENFAFIDESSDTQSERGRTLPRPARRHRGPPKKPGRTRDKGEPA, from the exons ATGGGAAG GGCCCGTGGGTCTCTCCACAGTGACCCGGGCCTCCCGGAAACAGATCCCGGCCCCGGCGGGCAGCTCCCCGACCCCGGCCCCCGCGCCCGGGCGGCCTCAAGCTCTGCCATGCGGTGCTCCACCCTCCTGGCGCTGCTGACGCTGGTGCTGCTCTACCTGGTGTCGGGCGCCCTGGTGTTCCGCGCCCTGGAGCTGCCCAAGGAGCAGGATGCCCAGAGCCAACTAGACAGCGTCTGCAGCCACTTCCTGCTGGAACATCCTTGCGTCAATCAGAGCCAGCTGAGGGAGTTCCTGGAG aaggtggcCAGCGCCCTGGGAGGAGGCGCCGACCCCAGGGGGAACCTCACCAACGCGACCTCTTCGGCCTGGGACATCGGCAGCGCCTTCTTCTTCGCCGGTACCATCATCAGCACCATCG GCTATGGGAACTCGGCCCCGCGCACGGAGGGGGGCCAACTCTTCTGCATCTTCTACGCCGTGGTGGGCATCCCTCTGTTTGGGATGCTGCTGGCCGGCGTCGGGGACCGTCTCGGCTCCGCCCTGCGTCACGGCATCGGCAAGCTGGAAGCCGTCTTCCTG AAGTGGCGAGTGCGGCCGGGCCTGGTCCGGGTGCTGTCGGCCCTGCTCTTCCTGGCGATCGGCTGCCTCCTCTTCGTGCTGGTCCCCACGTTCGTCTTCTCCCACACGGAGGGCTGGACCACGCTTGAGGCCGTCTACTTTGTCATCGTGACGCTCACTACCGTGGGCTTCGGGGACTACGTGGCTG ggGCCAGCATGGGAGAAGACCACCTGCTCTATCAATTCTACCAACCCCTGGTGTGGTTCTGGATCCTGCTGGGCTTGGCCTACTTCGCCTCCATCCTAACGATGATCGGTAACTGGCTCCGGGTCGTCTCCCGCCGCACAAGGGCAGAG ATGGGAGGCCTCACGGCCCAGGCCGCCAGCTGGACGGGCACGGTCGCCTCGCGGATGCCCCAGCCCGGAGGGATGCTCTCGGTGCCGGGGAAGCTGTCCCCCAGGTTCGCCCCGGGGCCCCCGCTCCAGCCGGGCCTCCCCAGGCCCCAGGAGAAGAAGTCCCAGGAGGGAGACCTGCCCCTCCCGGCGCCACCCTTGCCCCCGCCGGCCCCTGCCCTGGATTATCCCGGAGAGAATTTTGCCTTCATCGACGAGTCTTCCGACACCCAGAGCGAGAGAGGCCGTACCCTGCCGCGGCCTGCCCGCCGCCACCGCGGCCCCCCGAAGAAACCCGGCCGCACCCGGGACAAAGGGGAGCCGGCCTGA